A part of Streptomyces sp. NBC_01497 genomic DNA contains:
- a CDS encoding ice-binding family protein gives MKRNILGMPFRRRKSAWAGSALALALALGMVAMNPTTASAIAVPVPLGTASTFAVLGGQSVTNTGPTTVTGDLGVSPGTAISGFPPGLVNGATHSADAVALQAQTDLTTAYNQAAGQAPDASISGDIGGLELAPGVYNGSSSIGLTGTLTLNAAGDPNAVWVFQIGSTLTTASASRVLLINGASPCNVYWQIGSSATLGTNTTFVGNILALTSISANTGATINGRALARNGSVTLDTNTITRPSCAADTTGGTTTGTTTGTTTGTTTGVLGGVLGGVLGGTTTGTTAGTTTGTTTGTTTGGTNGGVLGGVLGGVLGGAVTGGTTGGTNGGTNGGVVAGTTGSTTIGGNIGGATTGGNIGGNGNGHHHGHHYGHGHGSKPEQGHDHGGKPGYDEKPGKPGGYEQDQGYGDKPGKPSDDHDTYPGKHEGQDKGDHGQAGPGDDQGKHEGHDDSDHDQGEQGHDQGKEQGPDHGSDHGDQGDHPADQQGSDNQDQGYHGEQGERPADQEAHEAHSN, from the coding sequence ATGAAACGCAACATCCTCGGCATGCCATTTCGGCGCCGCAAGTCGGCATGGGCCGGCTCCGCACTCGCCCTAGCGCTCGCGTTGGGCATGGTGGCGATGAACCCGACGACGGCGAGCGCCATCGCCGTCCCCGTTCCGCTGGGTACGGCCAGTACCTTCGCCGTCCTGGGCGGGCAGTCGGTCACCAACACCGGACCGACCACAGTGACAGGAGATCTCGGCGTGAGCCCGGGAACGGCGATCAGCGGATTCCCGCCCGGTCTCGTCAACGGCGCCACGCACTCCGCGGACGCCGTGGCGCTCCAGGCCCAGACGGATCTCACCACGGCCTACAACCAGGCGGCCGGTCAGGCTCCCGACGCCAGCATCTCGGGGGACATCGGCGGACTCGAGCTGGCCCCCGGGGTGTACAACGGCTCGTCCTCCATCGGCCTCACCGGAACGCTGACCCTCAACGCCGCCGGTGACCCCAACGCCGTCTGGGTCTTCCAGATCGGATCGACGCTGACGACCGCGTCGGCCAGCCGGGTCCTGCTGATCAACGGCGCCTCGCCGTGCAACGTGTACTGGCAGATCGGCAGTTCGGCCACGCTCGGGACCAACACCACGTTCGTGGGCAACATCCTCGCGCTGACATCGATCAGCGCCAACACGGGCGCGACCATCAACGGCAGGGCCCTGGCCCGCAACGGGTCCGTCACGCTGGACACGAACACGATCACCCGTCCCTCGTGCGCCGCGGACACGACCGGCGGTACCACCACCGGCACGACGACGGGCACCACGACCGGCACCACGACGGGTGTCCTCGGTGGCGTGCTCGGCGGGGTGCTCGGCGGCACCACCACCGGCACCACCGCCGGTACGACAACCGGCACCACCACGGGCACGACGACCGGCGGCACCAACGGCGGCGTCCTCGGTGGCGTCCTCGGTGGCGTCCTCGGAGGCGCCGTGACGGGCGGTACCACCGGTGGGACCAACGGCGGCACCAACGGCGGCGTCGTCGCAGGCACCACCGGCAGCACCACCATCGGCGGCAACATCGGCGGCGCCACGACCGGCGGCAACATCGGTGGCAACGGGAACGGCCACCACCACGGCCACCACTACGGACACGGTCACGGCAGCAAGCCCGAGCAGGGTCACGACCACGGCGGCAAGCCCGGTTACGACGAGAAGCCCGGCAAGCCGGGCGGCTACGAGCAGGACCAGGGCTACGGCGACAAGCCCGGCAAGCCGAGTGACGACCACGACACCTACCCCGGCAAGCACGAGGGCCAGGACAAGGGTGACCACGGCCAGGCCGGACCGGGCGACGACCAGGGCAAGCACGAGGGTCACGACGACAGTGACCACGACCAGGGCGAGCAGGGACACGACCAGGGCAAGGAGCAGGGTCCCGACCACGGCTCCGACCACGGCGATCAGGGCGACCACCCCGCCGACCAGCAGGGCAGCGACAACCAGGACCAGGGCTACCACGGTGAGCAGGGCGAGCGCCCCGCCGACCAGGAAGCACACGAAGCCCACAGCAACTGA